In Candidatus Reconcilbacillus cellulovorans, the following proteins share a genomic window:
- a CDS encoding PTS sugar transporter subunit IIA — MTRRPVVVRLKTGLHARPAALFVQEANKYSSEIYVEKGDKKVNAKSIMGIMSLAISSGTEVYISAEGSDAEQAVNALVSLVSKEELETP; from the coding sequence ATGACGAGACGCCCGGTAGTGGTGAGGCTGAAAACGGGGCTGCACGCGCGGCCGGCCGCCTTGTTCGTGCAGGAGGCGAACAAATACTCCTCCGAAATTTATGTCGAAAAAGGCGACAAGAAAGTCAACGCGAAAAGCATCATGGGCATCATGAGCCTGGCGATCAGTTCGGGTACCGAGGTTTATATCAGCGCCGAAGGTTCCGACGCCGAGCAAGCTGTAAACGCTTTAGTGTCCCTGGTCAGCAAAGAAGAACTCGAAACGCCGTAA
- a CDS encoding RNase adaptor protein RapZ, with product MEERSAWSELVIITGMSGAGKTIAMHCLEDLGYFCVDNLPPVLLPKFAELMEQSEGKIAKVAVVIDMRGREFFRALSDALRVLREHHTVRYEILFLDATDDQLVQRYKESRRRHPLAPEGPPLEGIRLERRLLEDIKGMATQVIDTSRLKPAELKARLAARFSPAQRYRIALNVLSFGFKYGVPIDADLIFDVRFLPNPHYVEHLRLRTGQDPEVYEYVMKWPETKEFLVKLVDFIQFLIPHYVREGKSQVVIGIGCTGGKHRSVAIAEYLGKTLGSGETELVRVSHRDADRD from the coding sequence ATGGAAGAACGGTCGGCCTGGTCCGAACTCGTCATCATAACCGGCATGTCCGGCGCGGGCAAGACGATCGCGATGCATTGTCTCGAGGATCTCGGCTATTTTTGCGTCGACAACCTTCCCCCCGTCCTTCTTCCCAAGTTCGCGGAGCTGATGGAGCAATCCGAAGGCAAAATCGCCAAGGTCGCCGTCGTCATCGACATGCGGGGCCGCGAGTTTTTCCGCGCATTGTCCGACGCGTTGCGCGTCTTACGGGAACATCATACCGTGCGGTATGAGATTTTGTTCCTGGACGCGACGGACGACCAGCTCGTGCAGCGGTACAAGGAAAGCAGACGCAGGCACCCGCTGGCGCCGGAAGGACCGCCGCTGGAGGGCATTCGGCTTGAAAGGCGGCTTCTGGAAGACATCAAAGGCATGGCCACCCAGGTGATCGACACGAGCCGGCTGAAGCCGGCCGAACTGAAAGCGCGGCTAGCCGCCCGTTTCTCGCCGGCGCAGCGGTATCGCATCGCTCTCAACGTGCTGTCGTTCGGCTTCAAATACGGCGTTCCGATCGACGCCGACCTTATTTTTGACGTCCGGTTTTTGCCGAATCCCCACTATGTAGAGCATTTGCGGCTGCGCACCGGTCAGGACCCGGAAGTATACGAATATGTAATGAAATGGCCGGAGACAAAAGAATTTTTGGTTAAATTAGTAGATTTTATACAATTTTTAATTCCCCATTACGTCCGAGAAGGTAAAAGTCAAGTCGTCATCGGCATCGGGTGTACGGGCGGCAAGCATCGGTCGGTGGCGATCGCGGAATATTTGGGCAAAACGCTCGGGTCCGGGGAAACCGAGCTCGTGCGCGTCAGCCACCGCGACGCGGACCGCGACTGA
- a CDS encoding DNA-binding protein WhiA gives MSFAALTKKELTLIENRDPHCDRAELAALIRMNGTVHLSQLGVVLDVSTENAAIARRIYTLMRKLFADVRPEVVIMKKTRLKKNNVYVVRLSDKVQEVLNELRIADGSFAFVPGIDRGLIRKACCRRAYLRGAFLAGGSVNSPESSSYHLEIATMYEDHCRDLCRLANRFRLNARVLERKKGYILYLKEGEKIIEFLNLIGAHGALLKFEDVRIMKDMRNSVNRIVNCETANLNKTIGAAMRQIDNIRFLDSTIGLDNLPEKLREVARIRLQHPDMNLKEVGELLAGGVSKSGVNHRLRKLDELAEKLRNS, from the coding sequence ATGTCGTTCGCGGCCCTGACCAAGAAAGAGCTGACGTTGATCGAAAACCGCGATCCGCATTGCGACCGGGCCGAACTCGCCGCGCTCATCCGCATGAACGGCACGGTCCATTTGTCTCAGCTCGGCGTCGTGTTGGACGTCTCCACGGAAAACGCCGCCATCGCCCGCCGGATTTATACGCTGATGCGCAAACTGTTCGCGGACGTGAGGCCGGAAGTCGTCATCATGAAAAAAACCCGTCTGAAAAAAAACAACGTCTATGTCGTCCGGCTGTCCGACAAGGTGCAGGAAGTGCTGAACGAGCTGAGGATCGCGGACGGGTCATTCGCGTTCGTGCCGGGCATCGACCGCGGCCTGATCCGGAAAGCGTGTTGCCGCCGGGCATACCTGCGCGGCGCGTTTCTAGCCGGGGGATCGGTCAACAGTCCGGAAAGTTCGTCGTACCATCTGGAAATCGCGACGATGTACGAAGACCATTGCCGCGACTTGTGCCGGCTGGCCAACCGGTTTCGGCTCAACGCCCGCGTGCTCGAGCGGAAGAAGGGGTATATCCTTTATCTGAAAGAAGGAGAAAAAATCATCGAATTTCTCAACCTGATCGGTGCGCACGGGGCGTTGCTGAAGTTCGAAGACGTCCGCATCATGAAAGACATGCGCAATTCCGTCAACCGGATCGTCAACTGCGAGACCGCCAACCTGAACAAAACGATCGGCGCGGCGATGCGGCAAATCGACAACATCCGTTTTCTCGACAGCACGATCGGGTTGGATAACCTGCCGGAAAAACTGCGGGAGGTCGCCCGCATCCGGCTGCAGCATCCCGACATGAACCTGAAGGAAGTCGGCGAGCTGCTCGCCGGCGGCGTCAGCAAGTCGGGCGTCAACCATCGGCTGCGCAAGCTCGACGAACTGGCGGAAAAGTTGCGGAATTCGTGA